The following coding sequences lie in one Arachis hypogaea cultivar Tifrunner chromosome 4, arahy.Tifrunner.gnm2.J5K5, whole genome shotgun sequence genomic window:
- the LOC112796807 gene encoding beta-amyrin 24-hydroxylase produces the protein MPDIQVYLVLFLLWFISTILIKSLFTKTQSLRLPPGPPISLPLLGHAPYLRSLLHQALYKLSLRYGPLIHVLIGSKHVVVASSAEMAKQILKTNEEFFCNRPIMIASESLTYGAADYFFIPYGTYWRFLKKLCMNELLSGRTLEHFVDTRQDEVEAFVRNILEISKTGKPIEMRHELIRHTNNIISRMTMGKKSIKSGDEVARLRKVIREVGELLGAFNLGDIVGFMRPFDLQGFGKKNWETHHQLDVMMEQVLKEHEEARSKSDSDRKKDLFDILLDLIEADGDNKLTRESAKAFALDMFIAGTNGPASVLEWSLAELIRNPHALKKAREEIDSVVGKDRLVKESDIPNLHYLQAVVKETLRLHPPTPIFAREALRSCQVEGYDIPQYSKIFINAWAIGRDPNHWDNALEYLPERFLQTEEPGKSKIDVRGQYYQLLPFGSGRRSCPGTSLALLVIQGTLASLIQCFDWVVNDGKNNEVDMSEEGRVTVFLAKPLKCKPVARFAPFSSA, from the exons ATGCCCGATATTCAAGTCTACCTTGTGTTGTTCCTTCTATGGTTCATCTCCACcattttaattaaatctttattcACAAAAACCCAAAGTCTTAGGCTACCCCCAGGTCCCCCAATTTCCTTGCCGCTTCTTGGGCACGCTCCTTACCTCCGATCCCTCCTTCACCAAGCGCTATACAAGCTATCACTGCGCTATGGACCCCTTATTCATGTTCTCATTGGTTCCAAGCACGTCGTGGTTGCTTCGTCAGCAGAAATGGCGAAGCAAATCCTTAAGACCAATGAGGAATTCTTTTGCAACCGGCCAATCATGATCGCGAGTGAGAGCTTGACGTATGGTGCGGCCGACTACTTCTTCATTCCGTACGGAACATACTGGAGGTTCCTGAAGAAGCTCTGCATGAACGAGCTCCTCAGTGGGAGAACCCTAGAACATTTCGTTGACACTCGCCAAGACGAAGTGGAGGCGTTTGTGAGGAACATTCTAGAAATATCTAAGACCGGTAAGCCGATCGAGATGAGGCACGAGTTGATAAGGCACACAAATAACATAATTTCGAGGATGACAATGGGAAAGAAGAGCATCAAGAGCGGCGACGAGGTTGCGAGGTTGAGGAAAGTGATTAGGGAAGTTGGGGAGCTTCTTGGAGCGTTTAATTTGGGGGATATAGTTGGCTTCATGAGGCCTTTTGATCTTCAAGGGTTTGGGAAGAAGAACTGGGAAACACATCACCAATTGGATGTAATGATGGAGCAGGTTTTGAAGGAGCACGAAGAGGCAAGGTCAAAGTCTGATAGTGACAGGAAGAAGGATCTCTTTGACATTCTCTTGGACCTAATTGAAGCAGATGGTGATAATAAACTCACTAGAGAAAGTGCCAAAGCCTTCGCCTTG GACATGTTCATTGCCGGGACTAATGGGCCAGCAAGTGTGTTAGAGTGGTCACTGGCAGAGCTCATAAGGAACCCACACGCATTAAAGAAGGCAAGAGAAGAAATCGATTCTGTAGTTGGGAAGGACAGACTGGTGAAAGAATCAGATATACCAAATCTGCATTATCTCCAAGCAGTAGTCAAAGAAACTCTGAGGCTTCACCCACCAACACCGATCTTCGCAAGAGAAGCCTTAAGAAGCTGCCAAGTCGAAGGCTATGACATTCCTCAGTATTCCAAGATCTTTATCAATGCTTGGGCCATTGGAAGGGACCCAAACCACTGGGACAACGCGCTCGAGTACCTTCCTGAGAGGTTCTTGCAAACGGAAGAACCTGGAAAGAGTAAAATCGATGTCAGGGGCCAATACTATCAGTTACTGCCTTTTGGGAGTGGAAGAAGAAGCTGCCCTGGCACCTCACTTGCATTGCTTGTTATACAAGGAACACTGGCGAGTTTGATTCAGTGCTTTGATTGGGTTGTTAATGATGGAAAAAATAATGAGGTTGATATGTCCGAGGAAGGAAGGGTAACTGTGTTTTTGGCAAAGCCGTTAAAGTGCAAGCCTGTTGCTCGCTTTGCTCCATTCTCATCGGCGTGA